Proteins encoded together in one Luteimonas fraxinea window:
- the pgeF gene encoding peptidoglycan editing factor PgeF, with protein sequence MSALLHADWPAPHGVRALTTLRHGAGVSQAPFDSFNLGNHRSAAGDAPDAVARNRDVLVDIAGLPSPPHWLQQVHGVEVARFVAPAGAAQQALVEADASVTSEPGVVLAILTADCLPVVFAADDGSEIGAAHAGWRGLAAGVLEATVAAMRTSPSQLRVWLGPAAGPASYEIGAEVRDAFVAGDPGAEAAFVATRDGHWRVDLYALARRRLEAVGIRGDAIHGGDRDTIAESEAFFSHRRDARTGRIATLVWMA encoded by the coding sequence GTGAGTGCGCTGCTGCACGCCGACTGGCCCGCGCCGCACGGCGTGCGCGCGCTGACGACGCTGCGCCATGGCGCCGGGGTGTCGCAGGCGCCGTTCGACAGTTTCAATCTCGGCAACCACCGCAGCGCTGCCGGTGACGCGCCCGATGCGGTCGCACGTAATCGCGACGTGCTGGTAGACATCGCCGGCCTGCCGTCGCCGCCGCACTGGCTGCAGCAGGTGCACGGCGTCGAGGTCGCGCGCTTCGTCGCGCCGGCAGGCGCTGCGCAGCAGGCGCTGGTCGAGGCCGATGCATCGGTCACATCGGAACCGGGCGTGGTGCTCGCGATCCTGACCGCGGATTGCCTGCCGGTGGTGTTCGCCGCCGATGACGGCAGCGAAATCGGCGCCGCGCATGCGGGCTGGCGTGGACTCGCAGCGGGCGTGCTCGAAGCGACGGTCGCGGCGATGCGGACCTCGCCGTCGCAGCTGCGGGTGTGGCTCGGCCCGGCCGCGGGACCCGCGTCCTACGAGATCGGTGCGGAGGTGCGCGATGCGTTCGTCGCGGGTGATCCGGGCGCGGAGGCTGCGTTCGTGGCGACGCGTGACGGTCACTGGCGCGTCGATCTGTACGCGCTGGCGCGGCGGCGTCTGGAAGCGGTGGGCATCCGCGGCGATGCGATCCATGGTGGCGACCGGGACACGATCGCCGAATCCGAAGCATTCTTTTCGCATCGTCGGGATGCGCGCACGGGGCGGATCGCGACGCTGGTGTGGATGGCCTGA